A section of the Papio anubis isolate 15944 chromosome 2, Panubis1.0, whole genome shotgun sequence genome encodes:
- the LOC101022884 gene encoding heat shock factor-binding protein 1 translates to MAETDPKTVQDLTSVVQTLLQQMQDKFQTMSDQIIGRIDDMSSRIDDLEKNIADLMTQAGVEELEGENKIPATQKS, encoded by the coding sequence ATGGCCGAGACTGACCCCAAGACCGTGCAAGACCTCACCTCGGTGGTGCAGACACTCCTGCAGCAGATGCAAGATAAATTTCAGACCATGTCTGACCAGATCATTGGGAGAATTGATGATATGAGTAGTCGCATTGATGATCTGGAGAAGAACATCGCAGACCTCATGACACAGGCTGGGGTGGAAGAACTGGAAGGTGAAAACAAGATACCTGCCACACAAAAGAGTTGA